Proteins encoded within one genomic window of Humulus lupulus chromosome 1, drHumLupu1.1, whole genome shotgun sequence:
- the LOC133788034 gene encoding probable CDP-diacylglycerol--inositol 3-phosphatidyltransferase 2 has protein sequence MAGKAAPRPTMLSVYLYIPNIIGYIRVLMNCFAFAQCFSNKKLFSVLYFFSFVCDGIDGWCARKFNQVSTFGAVLDMITDRISTACLLVILSQVYRPGLVFLSLLALDISSHWLQMYSTFLSGKVSHKDVKDSTSWLFRLYYGNRMFMAYCCVACEVLYILLFLLAKNQTENLMDVLTSSVKQNALLCILVILSLFGWAVKQAVNVIQLKTAADVCVLYDVEKKQKP, from the exons ATGGCCGGGAAAGCTGCTCCCAGACCAACTATGCTTTCTGTATACCTTTATATTCCCAATATCATTG GTTACATAAGGGTTCTTATGAACTGTTTTGCTTTTGCACAATGCTTCTCGAACAAAAAGCTGTTCTCTgttctctatttctttag CTTTGTGTGTGATGGCATAGATGGTTGGTGTGCTCGTAAATTTAACCAAG TTTCTACATTTGGAGCTGTTTTAGACATGATAACAGACAG GATTAGCACTGCTTGTCTGTTGGTTATCCTTTCCCAAGTGTACCG GCCTGGCTTAGTTTTCCTCTCATTGCTTGCGTTAGATATTTCCAGCCACTGGTTGCAGATGTACAG TACTTTCTTGTCGGGCAAGGTTAGTCATAAAGATGTAAAAGACAGCACTAGTTGGCTTTTCAGGTTATATTATGGAAATCGGATGTTTATGGCTTACTGTTGTGTGGCATGTGAG GTTCTTTATATATTGTTGTTTCTTCTTGCAAAGAACCAGACTGAGAATTTGATGGAT GTTTTAACAAGTTCGGTTAAACAGAATGCACTGCTTTGTATTCTAGTTATCTTGAGTTTATTTGGATGGGCGGTCAAGCAAGCTGTTAATGTTATACAG TTGAAGACAGCAGCAGATGTATGCGTGCTATATGACGTCGAGAAAAAGCAGAAGCCCTAA
- the LOC133788050 gene encoding uncharacterized protein LOC133788050: MIVCVAVVGHQNNPLYIQSFTDADDALKLHHIVHCSLDVVDERVNNPKKSGPTLNETFLGLLYPTENYKVYGYLTNTKVKFILVTTDLDVRDPDVRNFFRRFHAAYVDAVSNPFHVPGKKITSKTFAERVSTIVKSFGLNAAV, from the exons ATGATCGTCTGCGTCGCCGTCGTTGGCCATCAG AACAATCCACTCTACATACAGAGCTTCACCGATGCCGATGACGCTCTGAAGCTTCATCATATCGTCCATTGTTCCCTCGATGTTGTTGATGAGCGAG TGAACAATCCTAAAAAGTCTGGACCAACATTGAACGAGACATTTTTGGGTCTGCTTTATCCTACTGAGAATTACAAAGT TTATGGCTACTTAACCAATACAAAGGTCAAGTTTATCTTGGTGACAACAGATTTAGATGTCAGAGATCCAGATGTTAGAAAT TTTTTTAGGAGATTTCATGCTGCTTATGTAGATGCAGTTTCAAACCCATTTCATGTGCCAGGCAAAAAGATAACCTCCAAAACTTTCGCAGAAAGGGTGAGTACCATTGTTAAGTCATTTGGGTTGAATGCTGCTGTGTGA